In Blastopirellula sp. J2-11, a single genomic region encodes these proteins:
- a CDS encoding ornithine cyclodeaminase family protein, whose amino-acid sequence MTPRFYRESEVSQVLDMSTAVEVVDECLRQLAIGGAENVPRHRSRTPGFVLHSMSATAGYLNVAGWKQYATTASGARFHVGLYDCESGRMKALIEADRLGQMRTGAVTGVAARYLAPGEITQLGLFGTGWQAESQLEAIQAVHPLSRAFVYSRDESRRQSFAARMSEELQIEIIPVHDPREAVEDLPLVITATASKTPVFDGTLLAEGALVCAMGSNWLQKAELDVNAVRLADNIVCDSIEACKLEAGDFVAASEKGYFDWDKPVELGAVLANLAVGRNNKDSVVIFKSVGLAIEDVALAEKFYQRAVTNPGLGVSLPL is encoded by the coding sequence ATGACGCCTCGGTTTTATCGCGAATCGGAAGTCTCTCAGGTTTTGGACATGTCCACCGCCGTGGAAGTGGTGGACGAATGCCTGAGACAACTCGCGATCGGCGGGGCCGAGAATGTTCCTCGCCATCGTTCACGCACCCCCGGCTTCGTGCTCCATTCGATGAGCGCCACAGCCGGCTATCTGAACGTCGCCGGGTGGAAGCAATACGCGACGACTGCGTCCGGCGCCAGGTTTCACGTTGGGCTGTACGACTGCGAAAGCGGACGGATGAAAGCGCTGATCGAAGCGGATCGATTGGGGCAGATGCGGACCGGCGCCGTCACCGGCGTCGCCGCGCGCTATCTGGCGCCAGGCGAAATCACGCAGCTTGGTTTGTTCGGCACAGGCTGGCAAGCCGAGTCGCAATTGGAGGCCATCCAAGCGGTTCATCCGCTCTCGCGGGCCTTCGTCTACTCACGCGATGAGTCACGTCGTCAATCGTTCGCGGCCCGCATGAGTGAAGAACTGCAGATCGAGATCATTCCGGTCCATGACCCACGCGAAGCGGTCGAAGACTTGCCGCTGGTCATCACGGCGACCGCCAGCAAGACGCCGGTCTTTGACGGGACGCTGCTCGCCGAAGGAGCGCTAGTCTGTGCGATGGGGAGCAACTGGCTGCAAAAAGCGGAGCTGGACGTTAACGCGGTTCGCCTGGCGGATAATATCGTTTGCGACTCGATCGAAGCCTGCAAACTGGAAGCAGGCGATTTTGTCGCCGCTTCTGAGAAAGGATACTTCGACTGGGACAAGCCGGTCGAACTTGGCGCTGTGCTGGCCAATCTGGCGGTCGGTCGCAACAACAAAGATAGCGTGGTGATCTTTAAATCGGTCGGCCTGGCGATCGAAGATGTCGCGCTGGCCGAAAAATTCTATCAACGCGCCGTGACAAATCCCGGCCTCGGCGTTTCATTACCGCTTTGA